The genome window GCGCGGCGTCATCACGACCCTGTTCGGGTTGGCCCACGAGGGAACGGTGCGGGACGACGGCCAGCCAAAGTTCCTGCGGGGGATGGTGCTCGCCGACTCGACCGCCGAGGACACCTACTTTACCTCGCCACCTCGCCCCGTCATGAAGGTTCTCACGACGATTTTCGCACCCATCGGTCGGGCGCTCGGCTATCGAGCCATAGAACCGAAATACGCCGAGGAGTCCTTTTGGCGGGAGCACGTCGAACAACCCGACTGGGACGAAATCGACGCAACTCGTTCGACAGCCGACGACTGAGAATCAGTACGTTCCTTCTTTCCTCGCACGTTCGAGCACGTACCGAACGAACGGCTCTTTCTTCGCCGTGTACGTCGCCCTGTCGTCGCCGTGTTCGTCGGCCAACTCCCGCTTCAGTCGGTCGTACTCCGCCGCGACGGGGGGATGGTCCCGGAGATAGTCCCGAAAGACGACCGATTCACGATAACAGTCGCTTCCCGCTTCGGTCAGCGAGAGATAGTGGGTTCGCTCCGTCCGCGGACCCTTTGCGAGAAAGGCGCGGTCGGGGACGCCGTCGTTCGGTCGATACTCGTAGCCGTGGCCCTCCAGCACGGAAACGAGTCGCGCGGCGTGAGACGCGTCCTCGACGACGGCGAGGACGTCGATGATGGGTTTTGCGACGATGCCCGGAATCGCGGTGCTGCCGACGTGTTCGAACGCGAGAACGTCGTTCCCGGCAACCGAACGAAGCCGTTCGAT of Haladaptatus sp. R4 contains these proteins:
- a CDS encoding GrpB family protein, whose translation is MVGLERGTVELEPHRDEWRREYEAEIERLRSVAGNDVLAFEHVGSTAIPGIVAKPIIDVLAVVEDASHAARLVSVLEGHGYEYRPNDGVPDRAFLAKGPRTERTHYLSLTEAGSDCYRESVVFRDYLRDHPPVAAEYDRLKRELADEHGDDRATYTAKKEPFVRYVLERARKEGTY